Genomic DNA from Desulfonema ishimotonii:
CCGGGGGGCGCTCCACTATTTCCTGGGAATGCGGGGGTATTATCTGGCCGTGCCCCTGACCCTGTGGCTCTTCGGCCCGCTCTGGCTGCTGGCCGGGGCGGTAATCCTGATCACCGTGCTGCATAAGCTGGACCGGACGATATGAGGATGTGGTTTGCAATTTTGAAGAATATATGGTTTTGTACACCGATATTTTACCGATCTTCGGAATTCAGACTTGAAATCTGAATCCGGGAACGCATAAATTCAGCTAACCCTAAGCATTCGCTGATGATCTTTATCTGCAACAACAGGATTGGAAAATGGCGCTGAGCTGGAATGAAATAAAAAATTGTGCATTGAGATTCTCCAAAGAATGGGCCGATGAAACCAGAGAGCAGGCTGAGTCAAAATCCTTTTGGGACGCTTTTTTTCATGTTTTCAGTGTATCCAGAAGGCGTTTGGCAACATTTGAATAGCTGGTAAAAAAATAAATAAGCAATATGGATTTATTGATCTGTTCTGGAAAGATCATTTATACTGTCCACCGGTATAAATTACGTTTTTCCAAAGTCGGATTTTCCGGCTTATTATCTGTCAGAATCAGAAAACATATTTTTACAAAAAAACTCAGATTATGACGGTGGTGAGTATACTTGTTGAGCATAAATCCAAAGGCAAAGATCTGGATAAAGCCTATTCCCAGGCTCTGGATTATTTTAGCGGATTAAAAGAAAGGGATTTGCCAAACTATGTGATTGTTTCCGATTTTGAAAATTTCAGGTTGTATGATCTTGATGAAGATCAGGAACACGACTTCAATATCAATGATTTTTATAAAAATATCAAATTTTTCGGATTCATAGCGAGATATCAGAAAAGAAGATCCTGTAAACATAAAAGCGGCTGAATTGCTGGGCAAGCTCCATCATCAGCTTAAAGAAAGCGGTTATGAAGGGCATCCCCCGGAGGTGTTTTTAGTTCGCATCCTGTATTCGGATAATGTTCCGTCAGAGTCTGAATCCGTATCTCTGCAAAAATAATTTCAACACTTATGAGCGATTTATCCGAGGCATTTTTAAGTCCCGAATCCGGTGTCCGGTCATGCAGCAGAGGCACGGGGTACGGACACCGGATATAATGAAGGAGACAGAATGAAGAAAATTGTACTTATGGGCCTGTTACTGATGACACTTTCATATTCACCGGCCCTATGTGAGTCATTGCGGATAGTAACGGATTACTATCCGCCTTTCAGCTATGAAAAAAACGGTGAAATAAAAGGCATCAGCAGTCAGATTGTAAAAGCAGTTCTAAAAGAAGCGGGAATGGAAGCCACGATAAGCCAGTACCCGTTCAAACGTGCCTATACAATGACCCGGAGAGGTAAAAACATATTTGAATACTGTGTTGTCAGAACACCTGAAAGAGAACCGCTGTTCCAATGGATCGGCATTGTGGGACCGGCAGTTCAGGTTCTTTTCACCTCAGAAAATAAGAATATACAAATCCGAAAACCGGAAGACCTCAGAAATTACAAAATCGGCACGGTGCTTGAGGATGTTGTTGATCAGTATCTGTCTTCCAGGAAAGATGAGTTGGATTTACAGCTTGATAGAATTTCAGATTATAAACTGAACATGAAAAAGCTGATGAAAGGGCGGTTTGACCTGTGGGGCGGCAATAAATTGGTGGGAATCCACTTGGCGAAAGAACTGGGGTATAAAGAAACCGACATAAAAGAAGTTTATACGTTCAGCGAATTAACAGATCATTATTACCTGGTGACAGGTCTGGAAACATCCGGTGAGATTGTTCAGAAATTACGGAACGCTTTTGAAACAATCCATAACAACGGAACTTATCAGAAAATTATTGACGAATATTTTGAGTAAGACCAAAACAGGATGTTTTTGGCGGCCATCGGAACGGCAGTGGATTCCCGGCATTTCAGGAAATTTTGTCCGCACAAAACCTGCTTTCCATAGTATAAACAAGGCCCATGAGCCTGAATTTTAAAGGCTGCCATATGATATTTCACTCTATGAAAAAGTGCCAAAGTGGTCTGCCAACAGGATTTTTTTACGCATAGGCACAGTTTGATTTCCAGAAAATTTCTGTCCGACAGACCACATGGCACGTTTAAAAAAGATCTTTGGAAAACCGGATTGCCGTGCAAAGGGCAAGTTCCCTCTGACCACCGGTTTCCGTTCTTTTATCTCCGACATAAAAAAAGGTAGTGGGTCAGACCTGTTGACAGTCCGGGGTTCCGTATCTGATGTCAACGGGTTTAACCCACGACCAGAAAATAATCCGCCCCCGTCAGTTTCTCAGGAATTTATGCGCCTCCTCCGGGCTCTCATAGATATGGGGCGGCACGCCGCGTTTTTCCAGGGCATCACCGAGTTTCATCCGCAGAAAGGCACTGGTGCTATACCGGCTGACCTTACAGAAATATTTCTCCACCAGGGTCTGCTGCATGGCCGAATAGGCATCAATCAGGTCCGGATCAATTACGAACTGGTCATAATTGCCAATGGCGTAAGCCTTGTGGCTCAGAGGGGCAAGAAGGTTGGCAATGGTCTCGCCGATGGCACGGACATCATTGGCGGATTTGACCGCGTATCCGGCCAGATTGGCAAACATTATATTGGTGGCGGGATCATAGGTGATCCGGTTTTCCAGCGAGATATCCAGCAGGTCTTCTTTGAGACCCATCTTCGCGGGATAGAAAATCCGCTCATCCATGAGCTTCAGAGGCTCGCGGATCACCGGCATGAAGTCCATGTGGTCCAGAATATCCTTCTGAAGGTCCGCACCCGGGGCGATTTCGACCAGCTCCGGTCCGTCCGACCCCAGTTCAAACACACAGCGCTCGGTGATATAGAGAATCTTCCGGCCCGATTTGGATGCATAGGGGCCGCTGAAGGTGATATGCTGAACCTGCTCGACGAATTTTCTGAATTTGCCCTCTTTCTGAATCACAATCCGGCCATCTTCGATGATATACTCCATGCCCCCGGCCGTGAAGGTGCCCATGAAAACGACCTTCTTGGAATTCTGGCTGATATTGATGAACCCCCCGGCACCGGCCAGCTTGGGGCCGAATTTGCTCACATTGACACAGCCAGCCCGGTCGGCCTCGGCCATGCCCAGAAAGGCCACATCCACGCCGCCGCCATTGTAAAAATCAAACTGGTAGGGCTGGTCGATCAGGGCTGCCGCATTCACAGCCGCGCCGAAATTGATCCCCCCGGCAGGTAGGCCGCCGATGACGCCCGGTTCGGCTGTCATGTTCATAAAATCGAGGATCTTCTCCTCGTTGGCGACGCTGGACACCCCCTCGGGCACGCCGATGCCCAGATTGACCACACAGTTGGGCTTCAGCTCAAAAGCGGCCCGGCGGGCGATGATCTTTCGGCAGTCCATCGGTATGGGCGGTATGGATTGCATGGGGATCTCCACTTCGCCGCTGAAGGCCGGGTTATATGGTTCCCCGAAGGTCTGCCAGTGGTTTTCAGGCCGGGCCACGACCACGCAGTCCACCAGAATGCCGGGAATTTTGACCTGACGGGAACTGAGGGTGCCGGCACGGGCCACCCGTTCCACCTGTACAATCACCAGTCCGCCGGAGTTTCTGGCGGCCATGGCGATGGAGAGGGATTCCAGGGTCAGGGCCTCTTTTTCCATGGTGATATTGCCATCCGTGTCGGCAGTGGTGCCCCGGATGACGGCCACATTCACCGGCAGGGCTTTGTAAAAGAGGTATTCATCATCGTCGATCTCCATGAGCCGGACCACATCCTCGGTGGTCTTCTCATTCAGCTTGCCCCCGCCGTTGCGCGGGTCCACAAAGGTTCCCAGTCCCACCTGGGAAAAGAGACCGGCCTTACCCGAGGCGATATTGCGGTACATGTGGCTGATGATCCCCTGGGGCAGATTATAGGCCAGCACCTTGTTCTCCACGGCCAGCTTCTGGATGCAGGGGGCAAGTCCCCAGTGGCCGCCGATAATGCGACTGAGAAGTCCCTCATGGGCCAGATGGTTCAGCCCCCGGCGGGTATCATTGCCCGGACCGGTGGCCACGGCGAACATCAGGGTCAGGTCACGGGGATTTCCGGTTTCAAGATAGTACTGCTCCAGAGCGCCTGCGATTTCCTCACAGACGCCAACGCCTGCAAAACCGCCAAAAACAATGGTATCACCGTTACGGATCACGCGAACCGCTTCTTCAGCAGACACAACTTTATTTTTTTTCTCATGCGTCACCTGAAGCTGGTTCAATATGGTATTGATTTCGGGAAAGAATTTCTCCATTGCTGTAAACGACCTCCTTAATGCTCCGGGGGCGCCGGAGCAGCATGAACGGGTTGACGTGAACCTCAACCCCGTCGGTAAAGGCGATTGCGCTGTCAATATTGAAGCCGCAGGCCGGCGTGCAGGGTTTCCCTGCAGGGGACGCACGCCGGCCTTTTTCAAACGCTCAGCATCAATGCGAAGCCTGCACTATTTGATTTTGCCGAGCATGGCGCTGGCAATGGTGTTCTTCTGAATCTCCTTGGTGCCTTCGTAGATTTCGCAGATCTTGGCATCGCGGGCATAGCGCTCCACCTCATATTCCAGCATATAGCCGTATCCGCCCAGAAGCTGGATGGCTTCATCACAGACTTCCACGGCACAGCGGCCTGCCGCCATTTTGGCCATGGAGGTCAGCCTGGGATCAATGCGGCCCTGGTCGAAATTCCAGGCCGCCTTATAGGTCAGCAGCCGGGCCTGCTCGATTTTGGTGGCCATGTCTGCGATTTTGTGCTGACTGATCTGGAACTTGGCGATTTTTTTGCCGAACTGCTCCCGTGATTTGACATAGGCCAGGGCCCGGTCAAAGGCCCCCTGAGCCGTTCCCAGTCCCTGGGCCGCAATGAGGATGCGGCTTTCGTCAAAAAACTCCAGCACCTGGTAAAACCCTTTGTTTTCCTTGCCGACGAGGTTTGATACCGGCACCCGGACATCTTTGAAGTTCACTTCGGCCGTGTCCATCATGCGGATGCCCATTTTGTTGCCGACCGTGGTGGCGGTGACGCCCGGACGGTCTGCCTCGACCAGGATCAGGCTCATGCCCCGGTGGGAGGGGCTTACCTCCTCGTCTGTCTGGCAGAGTACGCTGTAAAAACCGGCCAGGGGTCCGCCGTTGGTGATAAAGATCTTGCTGCCGTTAATGACCCATTCATCCCCCTCTTTCACGGCAGTGGTGTTCATGCGGGTGATGTCCGAACCGTGATCCGGCTCTGTGAAGGCCCCGCAGGAGAGTACCTCGCCTTCGGCCACCCTGGGCAGCCATTGGGCTTTCTGCTCTTCGGAACCGAAATGCATAATAATTTCAGATGCAAAACCGGCCAGCAGGAGACAGGCCCCCACAGATGAATCCCCTTTGCACAATTCCTCGGCCACAATGATATTTTCCAGAACGCCCAGCCCCTGGCCCGAATATTTTTCCGGGAAATGGATGCCGATGAAGCCCAGGTCAGCCGCCTTTTTCCATATGGCTTTGGGATATTCATGGGTTTCTTCCAGTTCGCCAATCAGGTCTTTTTTGAATTCGCCTTTGACAAAATCCCGGACAGCCTTCTGAATGCCTTTCTGTTCCTTATTCAGTTCAAACTCCATCTCACACTCTCCTGTCTCTCTTTTTCAGGTTCGACTCAGGGCCGGATGATGTAATAGGGAATCCCCGGCCAGCTTTGCGGTGTGCATCTGCGGACATCCGGCAACATATATATGTCTGCCGTGCCTTGCCCGAATGATTTTCTGATACCCTATGTATAGCAAAGGGTATGCCATTCTTGATAAGATGTTGTAATAAAAGCAATTTTGTAAATAAACTCCGGGAGGGAAGAAAAAAAGAAGGGGAAAAAAACAAAGAGATCATGCCACAAATGGCATGATCTCTTATGAAAATGGAACCCTATTTATATTGAAACACAGGTAAAAACAGGGATAGTGCCAATTAAGGCATGATTCGTGTCATTTTTTAAAACCGAGTTTTTTCAGCTTTCTGAAAAAGGTCCGCAAAGGAATGCCGAGGCTTTTGGCGGTCTTTTCCTTATGCCACTGATGGCGCTCCAATGCATTCCGGATAAAATCTTTTTCAAAGCGTTTCAGGGCAGTCTGGTAATCCTCAGTTTCATATCCGATTTCCGGTTCTGCCTTATGCGGAGAATCACGGGAAAGATCTTTCATATATGAGTCGATAAAATCAAGCCGGTTAAGGGTCGCATAGCGGTGAAGCACATTCTGAAGCTCCCGGACGTTTCCGGGCCAGTCATAGTGATCCATCGACTTCATTATTTTATCCGTTATCATCTCCAGCCTGTCTGTTTTGTCGTACTTCTGCAAAAAATAATCGATCAGCAGGGGCAGATCCTCTTTGCGCTCTCTCAGGGGGGGAATATGAATGGGAATAATGTGGATCCGGTAAAAAAAGTCCTCCCGCATCAGCCCTTTCCGCACAAAATCCTTCAGTTTTCTGTTGGTGGCCGCCACAATCCGGATGTTCGGTTTATGGACATCATTGCCGCCCAGGGGCGTGTATCCCCCGCCCTCGATGGCCCTCAGCAGCTTGACCTGCATGTTCAGACTGATCTCCCCCATTTCATCCAGAAACAGGGTGCCGCCGTCGGCCATATCAATGTAGCCTTTTTTGGCGATGTGCGCCCCTGAAAAAGCACCCCGCTTATATCCGAAAAATTCGCTTTCAAACAGGTTTTCAGGGATGGCCCCGCAGTTGATCGGCACAAAGTTCATCCGGTTCCGCTTGCTCATGTCATGAATGGCACGGGCCACCAGTTCCTTGCCCGTGCCGGATTCGCCGTAAATGATCACGCCTGCGTCAGAGGCCGCTGCATTGAGAATCAGTTCATATACCTTCTGCATCGGCGGGCTTTTTCCGACAATATTGCCGAACTGCCACCGCTCTTTCATGGAGGAACGAAGCCGCATATTTTCCTGAACCAGGGCCTGTTCCGATCGTTTCTGATCTGTAAAATCGGTGATAAATCCCTCAAGGGCCACCAGCACATTATCCGGCGAATAGACGGCCACGCCTTTTTCCCAGACCCATTTTTCAACGCCCTCTGTCAGGATGACCCGGTAGACCAGCTCATAGGAGTGGCCTTTGGCAATGGCAGCCTGTATCTTCCGGTGAACCATTTCCCGGTCATCCAGATGAATCAGGTCCGCATAGGCACAGGCGGTCTCCCCTGACAGGGGGGGCGGATCAATGCCGATCAGCCCGCGGCAGCCCTGGCTGAGAAAAATCATGGTCCGCCGGGGGTCATTCTGGCCCCGGTATGCCATTCCCGGCAGGTTGCCCATGAGGGTGGAAATCCGGCGTTCGCTCTCCCGGAGAGCCTGTTCTGTCTGCTTGAGGGGGGTGATATCCGTAAAGGAGGCGATGCTTTTCCGGGTTCCCGGAATCATGCCCACCTTCATGAAGATGTATCGGAGTTCTCCGCTTTTATGGGTCGTCTTGCACTCATATTCATCGGGCGCGATGGCCTCGTTGATCCGTCTCAGGGTGTGGTAGCGCTCCATCCGCTCCCGGTCTTCCTCGACCACGAACTGCCGCCATTTCATCCTGCCCTCGATTTCCCGTTTGGAAAAGCCCGTCAGCTGTTCAAATTTGGGGTTGGCCCTTAAAATGGTCATGTCCGCCTCGATGATGATGGCGGGAGCGCCGGATTTCTCAAACACAGTCATATACCGGGCATCCACATCATCCGAACGGGATTCGGCCTGATCTGATACCCGGATTTGCGGTTTGGGCGATTCTCTCTTTTTCAGGTTCCGGGCGGGTATGTTTTTATGATCTTTCATCGCTGTAATTCAAGTCCTTATTGTATGAAAAACTGCCGGTTTTCCCTGTGAAGCCCATGTTCCCCGGCCATGTTTCACGGGAAGGCGGGTTCCCAGGCAGTTTCTGGATAAAACCACCGGAATATCGCTTTTTTTCTTAGCGAAAGGCCTGTCGATCTGTCAAACCCGAATCTGCAGGTTCGAAGTGGAGGAACACCGTACTCTCGTGCGTCCCGCCCATGAACTCCGCAATTTTATCCGTTCACAAAAACAAAGCCTGACAGAGCTCTGTAAATTCTTTCACGGGAGACAACACGTTCCGGTCCGCTCGGCGGAAAAACAGGATAAGGCAGTTAGAAAAAAATAAAATACCATTATTTAATTCTCAATATTAGGAAAAATATAAACATCCCATTTGGGCAGAGATTCGGAACGTTGAATATAGTGACCGTATTTTTCTATTTCCTCATCTGTAGGCCTAACACCTGTTTTATAAGACTTTTTCAAAGAATCAACAATGGGATGAGTATTTTTCCACGAAGATTTTTCAGCAATGCGAAATACTTTTCTGGCTTTATCAAGAATTTTTCCATTCCAATATTTCTCCAAAGCCCCCCAAAATCGCTCTATCGCATTGTATTTACTATGATACGGCGGGTAATAGATAAGATGGATGATTTTACCTGTTTTTTTGGCAAACGCCACCATACGTTTGAGAAACTGGGTTCTGCTGCTGCCCACAGATGGGCCGTTGTCGAGATTTATAAGCAATTCTTCATACTTCGATATTTTTGTTTTTCGGATTTCGTACCACCGTTCCAATGCGTCAGCTATGAAATCGCTGGTTTCTTTTGATTCTCCGAAAATAATCGTCACCTGTCCCGAATCCGTTTCCAAAACACCGAACGGTGCCAGAACCGCATCCGGCGCATAGTCATGATCAGGTGCCGATTCCGGGCATAGTCTTCTTGCTTTCCCGCCCCGTGAAAAGCGGCCCACCCTTACCTTGGCCTTTACATCGGCTGATATGCGCAGAATATCCGGGGAGGTATCTGCCTTTTTGTTTTCTTTCCTGATATTTTCAAATATGGCATCTGTTTCAGGTATTTTTTTTTAACGGTTTTGTTTTCCGAACCTTTCTGAGCTTATAGCCCTGTCTGTTCAGAATATTACAAACTGTTCTCTCTGTAAAATTTTCGGGCGAATATCCCTTTTTTTCCAACATTTTTTTTGTTTCTCCCGCTGTTATTTTCAGATATATCAGGTCTGTCTGAAACTTCGGATCCGCCTGCCCCTCAGCATCCGCAATTTCACTGATATCATTTTTAAGATTGCCGAATTTTTCTTCTGTTTTTTTCCGACCTCTTTCGTGAAAATTTTCCACACAGACAAAACCGGTTTCCAGCTCTCTGAGTCCCAATACAGCGGTTTTTCTTCCCACTCCGAGATAGCACTCTGCTTTTCTCGGACTCCCGTCAAAATAATCTTTCGTAAGTTCCGCAATAAAAATTCTCCTCTTATATCCTGTAAGTTTCTGAATTGCGGACTTAAAACTTTTCAATATTTGCGGATTTATTTTTTTCATACCCGAAGTCTTATCATATTTTCTGCTTTTGGTATACTTTTTTATTCTTAATGCCTAAAGCTCCGTCTTCCTCACGCCAGGGCAGGCACCCCGGCATTCTGTTCTTCTGAAAGCCCCCATATTTCACGAATGCCGTTCAGCACCGACCGAATCACGGGATCACCATGCCGCTTTGCCGCATAGACAAAAGAGAGGGCAATCTCAAGATGCGCTTCATTCCAGAGAACCGCCTCTCCTGCCGCTTCGGCGGCCAGCGCCTCCTCTTCAAGCATCAGCGTCATGCCCTGTCCGGAGATGACCATGCTCCTGATGGTCGGTTCCTGATCGGCAATGACCGAGATTACCGGCTCAAGCCCGTGCTGACGGAACATCTTCTTAATCAGCTTATGAAACGGACAGTACGGCGGCGTGCCGATCCAGGGGAGGGCTGCGATTTCATCCCATCCGGCCTTTTCGATCTTCTCCCCCCACATGGCCGGACCGACAAGCATGAGCCGATAAGTGCTGATCCGGCAGCGGGCCAGTCCCGCCGGAATCTCATCCCCGAACATGTAGCCGCCGTCCAGTTTACCGGCCCGGACATCCTCCCCGATCTGGCCGGACATTCCCTGGGTCAGATGAAAATCAATCCGGGGATATTCTTTCTTCATCAGGACAATAAAGCGGCTCGTCCTGAGAAATTCCGGATCCGAATTCAGGCCAATACGCATCTCGCCCGTCACCTCGTCCCGGAGGACTCGGGCCTGCTGAATCAGGCCGTCACAGGCAGTCAGCACCATTTCCACATGTGGCCGGATGGCCTCTCCGGCTTTGGTCAGGGCCATTCCCCTGGGATTTCTGACAAAAAGTTTTATCCCCAGCTCTTCCTCAAGAGCCTTGATGTGTGCGCTCACAGCAGGCTGGCTGGTGTTGAGGCGACTGGCCGCACGGGTCAGATGCCCTTCGTCCGCCACGGTTACAAATGTCCGTATCTGATACAGTTCCACGATACCCCCGGTATGTTCATCAGATTTTGTGAAGATGGCAATCATATAAAACAATTGGATTTATTCATATCAGAAATACTAAAGGGGTGAAAGGCGGATGTTGAAAGGAAAATCTTTTAACCGGAGAGGAGAAATGAAGCCAATGGAACGCATTGAAAACAGATGGGGTGTGATGGCGGGGGAATGCCGCGGAACAGGCCGTGTCAGGACGGCTTTGCAAAAATTCCGGCAGGTTGTTCTATGGTTGCTGACCCCGGAGGATTCAAGGAACGGGTTTGCCGCCCCGCCGGAGGTCGGACCGTTCCGGGGCCGGGCAAAGGCCGTGTTCTGGTTTTTCGCGGCGGTGCTGATATCGCTGGGGATTTCAAGGCTCCGGTAGTCGTGGCTACCGGGAATCAGATCTCCTGCAAAACCAAAAAATCCGACACCGCACATAGTCCGGCTCTGTTGTATCCCATCCGGTCCGACGTAAGTTTTGCAGGAAATCCGGCGGCTTTTACGGGAGGGGATCACTATCATCCTGCCGGCGGGAGACAACGACCCCCCGGATAATACCGTTTCTATTTTGAAATATTCCATTATCCAGAATTCAGACCTTACGTCTCAACTCCTTTGAAAACAATATTTTCCGACGCCGGAACCTCGTTCCGCCAATTCGAATAATGGTGAATTTCATCTGTGATTCAGTATAATACCGATTCCATGTTGAAAGTGCCTATTAAAAACAGATGTCCGGCCTTTGGGAAAACGCTTCGGCATCCGGGCTAATGGCATATTTCATATGTGACTCGGTATAATACCAATTCACAGTTGAAATATCGCATTAAAATAAATACCAACGCTTTTTTTCAAAGGCTCAGACATCTCTTTTCAATGATAACTTTCAACATGGAATCGGTATAACCGCCCGGCACATGCGGAGATTATGAAATACGGGTGGCCATCAGAAAAATGATGCCGAAGGCCAGCACCAGCACTGCGGACAGGGTTTCAAATATCCGCTCCGCGATGATCCCCATCCGGTTATCGTACCGGGTTGCGGCGCTCACGGCTGTATTTTTCCCTGACAGACCGATCACCGTCACCGCCGAGATGGTGAGGGCCATCCCCAGCGTGACACCGACAGCCAGCAGAATGCCGACACCTGCCATATTCTGGGAAAGACAGAACAGCATGACCAGCACCACGCCCGGACAGGGCACAAGTCCGACCGCCAGCCCCATTGCCACCAGCCCTTTTTGGGCTCCCGGCCTTCCGGAAGCTGCCGGCGGGGACGTCATTTCCCCGCCTCTGATCCACTCCCGGAGGCTTTTGATCAGCAGAACGCAACCGATCAGGGCAATCAGGCCGTAGCTGATGATCTGCGTGGTCCCGGACACCT
This window encodes:
- a CDS encoding acyl-CoA dehydrogenase family protein, translating into MEFELNKEQKGIQKAVRDFVKGEFKKDLIGELEETHEYPKAIWKKAADLGFIGIHFPEKYSGQGLGVLENIIVAEELCKGDSSVGACLLLAGFASEIIMHFGSEEQKAQWLPRVAEGEVLSCGAFTEPDHGSDITRMNTTAVKEGDEWVINGSKIFITNGGPLAGFYSVLCQTDEEVSPSHRGMSLILVEADRPGVTATTVGNKMGIRMMDTAEVNFKDVRVPVSNLVGKENKGFYQVLEFFDESRILIAAQGLGTAQGAFDRALAYVKSREQFGKKIAKFQISQHKIADMATKIEQARLLTYKAAWNFDQGRIDPRLTSMAKMAAGRCAVEVCDEAIQLLGGYGYMLEYEVERYARDAKICEIYEGTKEIQKNTIASAMLGKIK
- a CDS encoding LysR family transcriptional regulator gives rise to the protein MELYQIRTFVTVADEGHLTRAASRLNTSQPAVSAHIKALEEELGIKLFVRNPRGMALTKAGEAIRPHVEMVLTACDGLIQQARVLRDEVTGEMRIGLNSDPEFLRTSRFIVLMKKEYPRIDFHLTQGMSGQIGEDVRAGKLDGGYMFGDEIPAGLARCRISTYRLMLVGPAMWGEKIEKAGWDEIAALPWIGTPPYCPFHKLIKKMFRQHGLEPVISVIADQEPTIRSMVISGQGMTLMLEEEALAAEAAGEAVLWNEAHLEIALSFVYAAKRHGDPVIRSVLNGIREIWGLSEEQNAGVPALA
- a CDS encoding sigma 54-interacting transcriptional regulator; this translates as MKDHKNIPARNLKKRESPKPQIRVSDQAESRSDDVDARYMTVFEKSGAPAIIIEADMTILRANPKFEQLTGFSKREIEGRMKWRQFVVEEDRERMERYHTLRRINEAIAPDEYECKTTHKSGELRYIFMKVGMIPGTRKSIASFTDITPLKQTEQALRESERRISTLMGNLPGMAYRGQNDPRRTMIFLSQGCRGLIGIDPPPLSGETACAYADLIHLDDREMVHRKIQAAIAKGHSYELVYRVILTEGVEKWVWEKGVAVYSPDNVLVALEGFITDFTDQKRSEQALVQENMRLRSSMKERWQFGNIVGKSPPMQKVYELILNAAASDAGVIIYGESGTGKELVARAIHDMSKRNRMNFVPINCGAIPENLFESEFFGYKRGAFSGAHIAKKGYIDMADGGTLFLDEMGEISLNMQVKLLRAIEGGGYTPLGGNDVHKPNIRIVAATNRKLKDFVRKGLMREDFFYRIHIIPIHIPPLRERKEDLPLLIDYFLQKYDKTDRLEMITDKIMKSMDHYDWPGNVRELQNVLHRYATLNRLDFIDSYMKDLSRDSPHKAEPEIGYETEDYQTALKRFEKDFIRNALERHQWHKEKTAKSLGIPLRTFFRKLKKLGFKK
- a CDS encoding acyl CoA:acetate/3-ketoacid CoA transferase, yielding MEKFFPEINTILNQLQVTHEKKNKVVSAEEAVRVIRNGDTIVFGGFAGVGVCEEIAGALEQYYLETGNPRDLTLMFAVATGPGNDTRRGLNHLAHEGLLSRIIGGHWGLAPCIQKLAVENKVLAYNLPQGIISHMYRNIASGKAGLFSQVGLGTFVDPRNGGGKLNEKTTEDVVRLMEIDDDEYLFYKALPVNVAVIRGTTADTDGNITMEKEALTLESLSIAMAARNSGGLVIVQVERVARAGTLSSRQVKIPGILVDCVVVARPENHWQTFGEPYNPAFSGEVEIPMQSIPPIPMDCRKIIARRAAFELKPNCVVNLGIGVPEGVSSVANEEKILDFMNMTAEPGVIGGLPAGGINFGAAVNAAALIDQPYQFDFYNGGGVDVAFLGMAEADRAGCVNVSKFGPKLAGAGGFINISQNSKKVVFMGTFTAGGMEYIIEDGRIVIQKEGKFRKFVEQVQHITFSGPYASKSGRKILYITERCVFELGSDGPELVEIAPGADLQKDILDHMDFMPVIREPLKLMDERIFYPAKMGLKEDLLDISLENRITYDPATNIMFANLAGYAVKSANDVRAIGETIANLLAPLSHKAYAIGNYDQFVIDPDLIDAYSAMQQTLVEKYFCKVSRYSTSAFLRMKLGDALEKRGVPPHIYESPEEAHKFLRN
- a CDS encoding type IIL restriction-modification enzyme MmeI, whose translation is MSILVEHKSKGKDLDKAYSQALDYFSGLKERDLPNYVIVSDFENFRLYDLDEDQEHDFNINDFYKNIKFFGFIARYQKRRSCKHKSG
- a CDS encoding substrate-binding periplasmic protein codes for the protein MKKIVLMGLLLMTLSYSPALCESLRIVTDYYPPFSYEKNGEIKGISSQIVKAVLKEAGMEATISQYPFKRAYTMTRRGKNIFEYCVVRTPEREPLFQWIGIVGPAVQVLFTSENKNIQIRKPEDLRNYKIGTVLEDVVDQYLSSRKDELDLQLDRISDYKLNMKKLMKGRFDLWGGNKLVGIHLAKELGYKETDIKEVYTFSELTDHYYLVTGLETSGEIVQKLRNAFETIHNNGTYQKIIDEYFE